A window from Actinomycetospora corticicola encodes these proteins:
- a CDS encoding DUF6308 family protein — protein sequence MRLGWLDGLDSVTDTWDDRVRDLRDYFALDGGMPSFSGSRFEVFGQNRWDRIDADDLVAVEMLSVRVPGHAALRFLERETHMITALLTRIPTDLELHEPEARDHLRDDGPAAALWELLRSRHGRHGVGPVTASKLLARKRPLLVPVWDSIVKQELRPVSLRNHWTTMHELLSDGDRVDRLRRLHSEANVPAQVGVLRTFDVLLWMKGKNAKATREQQCSDTI from the coding sequence ATGAGACTGGGATGGCTTGACGGGCTCGACAGCGTGACCGACACGTGGGATGACCGAGTCCGCGACCTCCGCGACTACTTTGCTCTCGACGGAGGGATGCCGTCCTTTTCAGGCTCTCGTTTCGAGGTCTTCGGTCAGAATCGATGGGACCGGATAGATGCCGATGACCTGGTCGCCGTCGAGATGCTCAGCGTCCGTGTTCCTGGCCACGCCGCATTGCGCTTCCTCGAGCGGGAAACGCACATGATCACGGCGCTACTGACGAGGATCCCGACCGACCTCGAGCTTCATGAGCCTGAGGCTCGCGACCACCTGCGAGACGACGGACCGGCGGCAGCGCTCTGGGAGTTGCTCCGATCCCGGCATGGGCGTCACGGCGTCGGACCGGTCACCGCGTCCAAGCTCCTGGCCCGTAAGCGCCCGCTGCTCGTCCCGGTCTGGGACTCGATCGTCAAGCAGGAGCTCCGCCCAGTGAGCCTTCGGAACCACTGGACGACCATGCACGAGCTGCTGAGCGATGGAGACCGGGTCGACAGGCTGCGGCGCTTGCACTCGGAAGCGAACGTCCCTGCACAGGTCGGCGTCCTGCGGACCTTCGACGTCCTACTGTGGATGAAGGGGAAGAACGCGAAGGCCACTCGGGAACAGCAGTGCTCAGACACGATCTGA
- a CDS encoding DUF2690 domain-containing protein gives MTLTQPARRSAPESFATTALPSTVTAPFTAAVPTPSRRRVWLGGMAALGLAGAIGVVALASNSAAVTPLPTAPVSLVGADPSTTRCADDAQTATSRVVTMQRGRFEVPVGMLEVRTSSACGTAWARYTLDASAPVAAVVIEGGTRQELPLVASGRVAHGVTPMVMADGPVHAEVVPVDGAVLPSRSTAGGTP, from the coding sequence ATGACGCTGACGCAGCCGGCCCGCCGCTCCGCCCCGGAGTCCTTCGCGACGACGGCGCTGCCGTCGACGGTCACCGCGCCGTTCACCGCCGCCGTCCCCACCCCGTCCCGACGTCGGGTGTGGCTGGGCGGCATGGCCGCGCTCGGCCTCGCGGGGGCCATCGGCGTCGTGGCGCTCGCTTCGAACAGCGCCGCGGTGACGCCGCTGCCGACGGCACCGGTCTCGCTCGTCGGCGCCGACCCGTCGACCACCCGCTGCGCCGACGACGCGCAGACGGCGACGAGCCGCGTGGTCACGATGCAGCGCGGTCGGTTCGAAGTGCCGGTCGGGATGCTCGAGGTCCGCACGTCGAGCGCATGCGGCACCGCCTGGGCGCGCTACACGCTCGACGCGTCGGCGCCGGTCGCCGCGGTCGTGATCGAGGGCGGCACCCGCCAGGAACTCCCGCTCGTGGCGAGCGGACGGGTCGCCCACGGCGTGACCCCGATGGTCATGGCCGACGGGCCCGTGCACGCCGAGGTCGTCCCGGTCGACGGGGCCGTCCTGCCGAGTCGTTCCACCGCTGGAGGTACTCCGTGA
- a CDS encoding FHA domain-containing protein: MTQLEKSAERARPAPATPLEVRTHDRRAHVNPGTPFTIGRDESADLQVLGPEVSRHHVRITHGPQGWTIEDTSRNGTFAQQRRLTKEHVRGPLTVTLGANAGAPQVHLVLTPLPRPTPPRHRAPYISEAAQRSSRQGRFEAVHDLRTTPAALTIGRDERNDVVVQDLLASRFHAELRREGSRWVIHDLNSSNGTFVNGTRTRRQELGPADVVGIGHVLLHLEGDRLVEYVDTGAVEFRAEGIGVRTAKGKQLLRDVTFALESKSLLAVVGPSGAGKSTLLKALTGFRPADEGRVEYAGRDLYADYDELRQRIGLVPQDDILHPQLSVRKALHYAAELRFPDDVAAEERRAGIDEVIHELGLDGQAEQPIHTLSGGQRKRTSVALELLTRPSLLFLDEPTSGLDPGLDKSVMRTLRGLADDGRTVVVVTHSVANLDLCDRLMLLAPGGEVAFFGPPEEALAYFGKTGFADVFLLLQEHSDWGEKFSRSPAHARYVGRASAPPQPTQQTSAGTAARRQQSVRRQFTVLARRYLAVIAADRQYLIFMAALPLVLSVLAHALPGEAGLSMTEQLRGAAGAPHLLWLVLVVGAALMGSAASIRELVKEREIYRRERAIGLSRGAYLTSKLVVLGAIVGVQAVVLGVLGTVGRPSPDEPVLLGSGIAEIVVALVLLTAASMAVGLAVSALIDNADRGMPLLVLLAMLQFILSSALMQIGERPGLGQLAWLVPARWGFAAGAATIGIPTGPAARPFDQPDPLWDHTAGTWLADLGVLAVVTALFVALTWWLLRRLDPARR, translated from the coding sequence ATGACCCAGCTCGAAAAGTCGGCCGAGCGCGCCCGGCCGGCGCCGGCAACCCCACTCGAGGTCCGTACCCACGACCGACGTGCACACGTAAACCCCGGCACGCCCTTCACCATCGGCCGCGACGAGTCGGCCGATCTCCAGGTCCTCGGCCCCGAGGTGTCACGGCACCACGTCCGCATCACCCATGGCCCGCAGGGCTGGACCATCGAGGACACCAGCCGCAACGGCACCTTCGCGCAGCAGCGACGCCTCACGAAGGAGCACGTCCGCGGACCCCTCACGGTCACGCTTGGAGCCAACGCGGGAGCACCCCAGGTCCACCTCGTCCTCACTCCGCTCCCCCGGCCCACCCCTCCGCGGCACCGCGCGCCTTACATCTCGGAGGCCGCCCAGCGCAGCTCCAGGCAGGGCCGCTTCGAGGCCGTCCACGACCTCCGCACCACTCCCGCCGCGCTGACCATCGGCCGCGACGAACGCAACGACGTCGTCGTGCAGGACCTCCTCGCGAGCCGCTTCCACGCCGAGCTCCGGCGCGAGGGCAGCCGGTGGGTCATCCATGACCTGAACAGCTCCAACGGGACCTTCGTCAACGGGACCCGCACCCGTCGTCAGGAACTCGGACCCGCGGACGTGGTGGGCATCGGGCACGTCCTGCTGCACCTCGAGGGCGACCGGCTCGTCGAATATGTCGACACCGGGGCGGTCGAGTTCCGGGCGGAGGGCATCGGGGTCCGCACGGCGAAGGGCAAGCAGCTCTTGCGGGACGTCACGTTCGCGCTCGAGTCGAAGAGCCTGCTTGCGGTGGTCGGGCCGTCCGGCGCGGGCAAGTCGACCTTGCTGAAAGCGTTGACTGGCTTCCGCCCCGCCGACGAGGGCCGGGTCGAGTACGCGGGCCGCGACCTCTACGCCGACTACGACGAGCTCCGCCAGCGCATTGGGCTCGTGCCGCAGGACGACATCCTGCACCCGCAGCTGAGCGTCCGAAAAGCGCTGCACTACGCCGCCGAGCTCCGCTTCCCCGACGACGTCGCCGCAGAGGAACGCCGGGCAGGCATCGACGAGGTCATCCACGAGCTCGGGCTCGACGGTCAGGCCGAGCAGCCGATCCACACGCTGTCCGGCGGGCAGCGCAAGCGCACCTCCGTCGCCCTCGAACTCCTCACCCGGCCATCACTGCTGTTCCTCGACGAGCCCACCAGCGGCCTCGACCCGGGGCTCGACAAGTCCGTCATGCGCACGTTGCGGGGGCTGGCGGACGACGGGCGAACGGTCGTGGTCGTGACGCACAGCGTCGCGAACCTCGATCTCTGCGACCGGCTCATGCTCCTCGCGCCCGGCGGTGAGGTCGCCTTCTTCGGGCCGCCCGAGGAGGCCCTCGCGTACTTCGGGAAGACCGGCTTCGCCGACGTCTTCCTCCTGCTGCAGGAGCACTCCGACTGGGGCGAGAAGTTCAGCCGCTCCCCTGCCCACGCGCGCTACGTCGGCCGCGCGAGCGCTCCACCCCAGCCGACGCAGCAGACCTCCGCAGGAACGGCGGCGAGAAGGCAGCAGTCGGTCCGACGGCAGTTCACCGTCCTCGCGCGCCGCTACCTCGCGGTCATCGCCGCCGACCGCCAGTACCTGATCTTCATGGCCGCGCTCCCCCTGGTGCTGAGCGTCCTCGCGCACGCCCTGCCCGGGGAGGCCGGCCTCTCGATGACCGAACAGCTGCGGGGTGCAGCGGGAGCGCCGCACCTGTTGTGGCTGGTCCTCGTCGTGGGAGCCGCGCTCATGGGGTCCGCCGCGTCGATCCGGGAGCTCGTGAAGGAACGCGAGATCTATCGTCGGGAACGGGCCATCGGGCTCTCCCGGGGCGCGTACCTGACGTCGAAGCTCGTGGTCCTCGGCGCGATCGTCGGGGTGCAGGCGGTCGTGCTCGGCGTCCTCGGGACGGTCGGGCGGCCGTCGCCGGACGAGCCGGTGCTGCTGGGCAGCGGCATCGCCGAGATCGTCGTGGCGCTGGTGCTGCTGACGGCGGCGAGCATGGCGGTCGGGCTCGCGGTGTCGGCGCTGATCGACAACGCCGACCGGGGCATGCCGCTGCTCGTGCTCCTCGCGATGCTGCAGTTCATCCTGTCCAGCGCCCTGATGCAGATCGGCGAACGACCCGGGCTCGGCCAGCTCGCCTGGCTTGTCCCCGCCCGGTGGGGCTTCGCCGCCGGCGCCGCGACGATCGGCATCCCGACCGGCCCCGCCGCACGCCCGTTCGACCAGCCCGACCCGCTCTGGGACCACACCGCCGGCACCTGGCTCGCTGACCTAGGCGTGCTCGCCGTCGTGACCGCGCTCTTCGTGGCCCTCACCTGGTGGCTGCTCCGGCGGCTCGACCCGGCCCGGCGATGA
- a CDS encoding protein kinase domain-containing protein, which yields MTGDLFGPYRVGARLGKGGMGEVHEAVDTVKERTVALKRLHGEDQDDPDVRERFRRESRIAARLDSPHVVPIHDFGVIDGRMFIDMRLVRGRDLGALIHAEGALRPDRAVHIVEQVADALDAAHQAGIVHRDVKPSNVLLANRDFVYLADFGIVHVREATEQPRLTATGSTLGTPAYMAPEQLRADPFDQRLDVYALGCVLFEALTGRPPFVGERMAVMLSHLNDAPPRPSSLAPIPSGLDDVVLSALAKSPSGRFPTTGALADAAAEVVRRDAKAAESLTEARTFETAPSMPAPPRPRQVPLRTPPRPVAPPRSAPLPDAGPRDPDADATGPIPKQPVPAPVQQPADTAPARVGLIALILAVLVPPVGAVLGFLARRRGQAKQGTAALAIGAVLTVVAVIATILFLRTPAVPASTVEAQIVAQSGLAASQVSCPDSLPAQIGASVTCTVSNGGRTQQLRASVTGVNDRQVTFDIIAE from the coding sequence ATGACGGGGGATCTGTTCGGGCCGTACCGGGTGGGCGCCCGGCTCGGCAAGGGCGGGATGGGCGAGGTCCACGAGGCCGTCGACACCGTCAAGGAACGCACCGTCGCACTGAAGCGACTGCACGGCGAGGACCAGGACGATCCCGACGTCCGCGAGCGCTTCCGCCGCGAGTCGCGCATCGCCGCCCGCCTGGACTCCCCGCACGTCGTCCCGATCCACGACTTCGGCGTCATCGACGGCCGGATGTTCATCGACATGCGCCTGGTCCGCGGCCGCGACCTCGGCGCCCTGATCCATGCCGAGGGCGCTCTCCGACCGGACCGCGCCGTCCACATCGTCGAGCAGGTCGCCGACGCCCTCGACGCCGCGCACCAGGCCGGCATCGTCCACCGCGACGTGAAGCCGTCGAACGTCCTGCTGGCCAACCGCGACTTCGTCTACCTCGCCGACTTCGGCATCGTCCACGTCCGCGAGGCCACCGAGCAGCCCCGCCTGACCGCCACCGGCTCCACCCTCGGCACCCCCGCCTACATGGCCCCCGAGCAGCTGCGCGCCGATCCGTTCGACCAGCGTCTCGACGTCTACGCCCTCGGCTGCGTGCTCTTCGAGGCCCTCACCGGCCGCCCGCCCTTCGTCGGTGAGCGCATGGCCGTGATGCTCAGCCACCTCAACGACGCCCCGCCGCGCCCGTCCTCCCTCGCCCCGATCCCGTCCGGCCTCGACGACGTCGTCCTCTCCGCCCTCGCCAAGTCCCCCTCCGGCCGCTTCCCGACGACGGGTGCGCTCGCCGACGCCGCGGCGGAGGTCGTGCGGCGGGACGCGAAGGCCGCGGAGTCGCTCACCGAGGCGCGCACCTTCGAGACCGCGCCCTCGATGCCCGCACCACCACGTCCTCGGCAGGTCCCCCTCCGCACCCCGCCCCGCCCCGTGGCTCCTCCGCGGTCCGCGCCCCTTCCCGACGCCGGGCCCCGCGACCCGGATGCCGACGCGACCGGCCCCATCCCGAAGCAACCGGTACCGGCGCCCGTGCAGCAACCCGCTGATACCGCTCCCGCGCGCGTCGGCCTGATCGCACTGATCCTCGCCGTCCTCGTCCCCCCGGTGGGCGCGGTGCTCGGATTCCTCGCCCGCCGCCGGGGGCAGGCGAAGCAAGGGACGGCGGCGCTGGCGATCGGCGCAGTCCTGACCGTCGTCGCCGTGATCGCCACGATCCTGTTCCTCCGTACACCCGCCGTTCCCGCCTCGACGGTCGAGGCGCAGATCGTGGCGCAGTCCGGCCTGGCAGCGAGTCAGGTGTCGTGTCCCGACTCCCTGCCCGCACAGATCGGCGCGTCGGTGACCTGCACCGTCTCCAACGGCGGTCGGACGCAGCAGCTCCGGGCGTCGGTGACCGGCGTCAACGACCGCCAGGTCACCTTCGACATCATCGCGGAGTAG
- a CDS encoding trypsin-like peptidase domain-containing protein, with amino-acid sequence MDAVGRLVRDGEPVGTAFVVADGFGATAAHVLKGGVGSTWTFEPLTASGRSFPAKIVGPMDRASDVALVGLPAGEEWEPVPLASHSHARPGDPVHLRGFAGSLDFDSGVGVLVGEVSDGGHVWVKVSCRHAQPGMSGAPVLLTGTGCAIGLVSSRLNAGLWNRDTVLLAPSVDILGLAPELLRYRDSAGAHRGGTLRLSWDRGDSQEPVLETDDFSVSFGRHPTNRIQLNNRADSRFHGALSLIGTSVRYHHSGTRPAVLSGATRQVMVERNESVTVVSRDRIRFASGTILIEYTAPDLYDPEVLPTSTAGEEGEGDGGRWVNV; translated from the coding sequence GTGGACGCGGTTGGCCGGCTGGTGCGTGACGGCGAGCCGGTCGGGACCGCCTTTGTCGTCGCCGACGGGTTCGGCGCGACGGCCGCGCACGTGCTCAAGGGTGGTGTGGGGTCGACGTGGACCTTCGAACCGCTCACAGCCTCCGGGCGGTCGTTTCCAGCGAAGATCGTCGGGCCGATGGACCGGGCCTCGGACGTGGCCCTGGTCGGGCTGCCGGCGGGGGAGGAGTGGGAGCCGGTGCCGCTCGCTTCGCATTCGCACGCCCGCCCCGGTGATCCTGTCCATCTCCGCGGCTTTGCGGGCTCCCTCGATTTCGACTCGGGGGTCGGGGTCCTGGTGGGGGAGGTTAGTGACGGCGGCCACGTTTGGGTCAAGGTGAGCTGCCGGCACGCTCAGCCCGGTATGAGCGGCGCACCGGTCCTGCTGACCGGGACCGGGTGCGCCATCGGTCTCGTCTCGTCCCGGCTCAACGCCGGGCTGTGGAATCGCGACACGGTGCTACTAGCTCCGAGCGTCGACATCCTCGGGCTGGCACCGGAGTTGCTTCGCTACCGGGACTCGGCCGGGGCGCACCGAGGCGGAACGTTGCGCCTCTCGTGGGACCGCGGGGACAGCCAGGAACCGGTCCTGGAGACAGACGACTTCAGCGTCTCTTTCGGTCGGCATCCGACGAATCGCATCCAGCTTAACAATCGTGCAGACAGTCGCTTCCACGGCGCATTGTCCTTGATCGGCACCAGCGTCCGGTACCACCATTCCGGTACTCGACCTGCCGTCCTGAGTGGTGCCACACGTCAGGTGATGGTCGAGCGGAACGAATCTGTCACGGTGGTCAGTCGGGACCGCATCCGTTTCGCGAGCGGCACGATCCTGATTGAGTACACGGCTCCGGATCTCTATGATCCGGAGGTGCTTCCGACTTCGACGGCGGGCGAGGAGGGCGAGGGCGATGGAGGACGTTGGGTCAACGTCTGA
- a CDS encoding protein kinase domain-containing protein — translation MIEVTGRRAIVMEYVPDTLATSIGRIGHFLPMIQQICDGMEYLSTNGEFAHLDLKPSNVLVDDRGDIKIADFGLSRPARTPDGRFAAAGGGTWAYAAPEVLRGEHCDSRADIFSVGVIIYQCATGRLPYPFDLAPTSGEQRTQLVDYYDSPGAERRTEEMFYGGKPSGVPVQLPSDELATLVQGCLQADMSKRQATFRELSGQIAYSLGVPRQRAQTERLPELDRQFRELALTRVLTRMGSSAEAVRRVNRLLTRSLPDRLATSVLDAARDALIGAGRGDEIGVLEGWP, via the coding sequence GTGATAGAGGTGACCGGCCGGCGCGCGATCGTCATGGAATACGTGCCGGACACTCTGGCGACATCGATCGGACGAATCGGACACTTCTTGCCGATGATCCAACAGATCTGCGACGGGATGGAGTACCTCTCGACGAACGGTGAATTCGCTCATCTTGATCTTAAGCCGTCGAACGTGCTCGTCGACGACCGGGGCGACATCAAGATCGCCGACTTTGGACTATCTCGCCCGGCTCGCACGCCCGACGGGCGGTTCGCCGCCGCCGGCGGCGGGACGTGGGCCTATGCAGCGCCCGAGGTCCTTCGTGGTGAGCACTGTGACTCCCGCGCCGACATCTTCTCCGTCGGGGTCATCATCTACCAGTGCGCGACTGGACGGCTCCCTTACCCCTTCGACCTCGCGCCCACTTCGGGTGAGCAGCGCACCCAACTGGTTGACTACTACGACTCGCCCGGCGCCGAGCGGCGCACCGAGGAGATGTTCTATGGGGGCAAACCCAGCGGGGTGCCAGTGCAACTTCCGAGCGACGAGCTGGCCACCCTCGTGCAGGGCTGTCTTCAGGCCGACATGTCGAAGCGGCAGGCAACGTTCCGCGAGCTCTCGGGCCAGATCGCCTACTCGCTGGGGGTGCCCCGGCAGCGTGCACAGACCGAGCGCCTCCCCGAGCTCGACCGCCAGTTCCGGGAGCTCGCGCTCACCCGCGTCTTGACGAGAATGGGCAGCTCGGCCGAGGCCGTCCGCCGGGTGAACCGCCTGCTGACGAGGTCCTTGCCGGACCGGCTCGCGACATCAGTGCTGGATGCCGCGCGTGACGCCCTCATCGGCGCGGGACGTGGCGACGAGATCGGCGTGCTGGAGGGTTGGCCGTGA
- a CDS encoding IclR family transcriptional regulator domain-containing protein translates to MHPGAEDQVAPRYPLESVDRTLMLLRRLADRREVSLAEVREHLGVGQSTAHRLLAMFVYRGFAVQDPVSRRYRPGPAFADLGRAAGADLDLAGVVRPVLVSLAAETGETVHLGELVRTDVRYVDVIESVSTLRVASRVGQTRDAHATSVGKAMLATRDDDAVRAAYPGGVLPARTPRTLTDLDALLAELRRVRSRGYARNRGEVEPGVCSVGVAIVHPDRGLLGGLSVATPEARWSTALEREHVAALRTAVAAVLEAIPAATGG, encoded by the coding sequence GTGCACCCGGGGGCCGAGGACCAGGTCGCCCCTCGCTACCCCCTGGAGTCCGTCGACCGGACGCTGATGCTCCTGCGCCGGCTCGCCGACCGGCGCGAGGTCTCCCTCGCCGAGGTCCGCGAGCACCTCGGCGTCGGGCAGTCGACCGCCCACCGACTGCTCGCGATGTTCGTCTACCGCGGGTTCGCGGTGCAGGACCCGGTCTCGCGGCGGTACCGGCCGGGACCCGCGTTCGCCGACCTCGGCCGGGCCGCGGGCGCCGATCTCGACCTCGCGGGCGTCGTCCGCCCGGTGCTCGTCTCGCTCGCCGCGGAGACCGGGGAGACCGTGCACCTCGGAGAACTCGTCCGCACCGATGTCCGCTACGTCGACGTGATCGAGAGCGTGTCGACGCTGCGGGTGGCGAGCCGGGTCGGCCAGACCCGCGACGCCCACGCCACCAGCGTCGGCAAGGCCATGCTCGCGACCCGGGACGACGACGCCGTCCGCGCGGCCTACCCCGGCGGCGTCCTCCCGGCCCGGACGCCGCGCACCCTGACCGACCTCGACGCGCTCCTCGCGGAGCTACGGCGGGTCCGCTCCCGGGGCTACGCCCGCAACCGGGGTGAGGTGGAGCCCGGCGTCTGCTCGGTCGGGGTGGCGATCGTGCACCCCGACCGCGGTCTCCTCGGCGGCCTCAGCGTCGCGACCCCGGAGGCGCGCTGGAGCACTGCGCTCGAGCGGGAGCACGTCGCGGCGCTGCGCACGGCGGTGGCCGCGGTGCTCGAGGCGATCCCGGCGGCGACCGGGGGCTGA
- a CDS encoding IclR family transcriptional regulator domain-containing protein produces the protein MKNKPGYGIESVDHALRLALLLQQEGALRVTDAAQRLDVARSTAHRLLAMLVYRDFAEQQPDRRYVAGPVLRRSAPSEPAAVLRGLALPHLEALTARTGETSNLMVVVADEARFAATVECGHTLRVGDREGRALPAHLVSGGRAALAARDPEEVRALYDDTDVDVEALLRDLTRVWRQGFALNDQRTETGVTAIGRRVEGPPGSPALAISLAMPTVRYDRHQLADWVRQLTVTAARISEDRNRVEQLG, from the coding sequence GTGAAGAACAAGCCGGGCTACGGGATCGAGTCGGTGGACCATGCGCTCCGCCTCGCGCTCCTGCTGCAGCAGGAGGGGGCGCTGCGCGTGACCGACGCGGCGCAACGGCTCGACGTCGCACGGTCCACCGCGCACCGGCTGCTCGCGATGCTCGTCTACCGGGACTTCGCCGAGCAGCAGCCCGACCGCCGGTACGTGGCCGGGCCGGTCCTGCGGCGCTCGGCGCCGTCGGAGCCGGCCGCCGTCCTGCGGGGCCTCGCGCTCCCGCACCTCGAGGCGCTCACCGCCCGCACCGGGGAGACCAGCAACCTCATGGTCGTCGTCGCGGACGAGGCCCGTTTCGCGGCGACCGTGGAGTGCGGCCACACGCTGCGCGTCGGGGACCGGGAGGGGCGCGCGCTGCCCGCCCACCTCGTGTCCGGCGGGCGGGCGGCCCTGGCCGCCCGGGACCCCGAGGAGGTCCGCGCGCTCTACGACGACACCGACGTCGACGTCGAGGCCCTGCTGCGAGACCTCACGCGCGTGTGGCGGCAGGGGTTCGCGCTCAACGACCAGCGGACCGAGACGGGCGTGACCGCGATCGGCCGCCGGGTGGAGGGTCCCCCCGGCTCCCCCGCCCTGGCGATCTCCCTGGCGATGCCCACCGTGCGCTACGACCGGCACCAGCTCGCCGACTGGGTCCGCCAGCTGACCGTCACCGCGGCGCGCATCAGCGAGGACCGCAATCGCGTCGAGCAGCTCGGCTAG
- a CDS encoding MFS transporter, translating to MTTRTAPPSTSRPAAGRTRSAVLGTLGNVMEWYDFTVYGFLAAAIGAAFFPGTDPVAALLASFAVFAVGFVARPIGALVLGPVSDRRGRRFVMLLSMLLMAAGSLVIGLSPTYASIGAVAPALIVLGRLMQGFSAGGEFGSAAVFLTEWASRGRRGLYGSFHQVGTYGGLLLGILVVSLLTSALGPEAVREWAWRIPFLLGALLALVVLVLRRTVGETPEFEDLERARATGAEARTDSSIPVGRAFVLALGVVALWAVTSFVTINYMPTFAATFAKVPATSALWATAIGCVVAVALIPLFGHLSDRVGRRPLIVGSAIAFVVLPVPLFALLVAVPSFGTLVLVQVVFAVPTSTIAGAGTATISELFGTRRRGALVSIASAISVAVFGGAGGYVATLLVSTTGLAISPSFYIVAVALITLVAGLALPRTAAR from the coding sequence ATGACGACGCGCACGGCGCCCCCCTCCACCTCCCGGCCCGCGGCGGGCCGCACGCGCTCGGCCGTCCTCGGCACGCTCGGCAACGTCATGGAGTGGTACGACTTCACCGTCTACGGCTTCCTCGCCGCCGCGATCGGTGCCGCGTTCTTCCCGGGCACCGACCCGGTCGCCGCGCTGCTGGCCTCGTTCGCCGTGTTCGCGGTCGGCTTCGTCGCGCGCCCGATCGGCGCGCTCGTCCTCGGGCCGGTCTCCGACCGCCGCGGGCGCCGGTTCGTGATGCTGCTGTCGATGCTCCTCATGGCCGCGGGCTCGCTCGTCATCGGGCTCAGCCCCACCTACGCGAGCATCGGCGCCGTCGCGCCCGCCCTGATCGTCCTCGGCCGGCTCATGCAGGGCTTCTCCGCGGGCGGCGAGTTCGGCAGCGCCGCGGTCTTCCTCACCGAGTGGGCCAGCCGGGGCCGGCGCGGGCTCTACGGCAGCTTCCACCAGGTCGGCACCTACGGCGGCCTGCTGCTCGGCATCCTCGTGGTGTCGCTGCTGACCTCGGCCCTCGGGCCGGAGGCGGTGCGGGAGTGGGCGTGGCGGATCCCGTTCCTGCTCGGGGCGCTGCTCGCGCTCGTCGTGCTGGTGCTGCGGCGCACCGTCGGGGAGACCCCGGAGTTCGAGGACCTGGAGCGGGCCCGTGCGACCGGTGCGGAGGCGCGGACGGATTCCTCGATCCCGGTCGGTCGGGCGTTCGTGCTGGCCCTGGGGGTCGTGGCGCTGTGGGCCGTCACGTCGTTCGTGACGATCAACTACATGCCGACCTTCGCCGCCACGTTCGCGAAGGTCCCGGCGACCTCGGCCCTGTGGGCGACCGCGATCGGCTGCGTCGTCGCGGTGGCCCTCATCCCGCTCTTCGGGCACCTGTCCGACCGGGTCGGGCGCCGTCCGCTCATCGTCGGCTCGGCCATCGCGTTCGTCGTGCTCCCGGTGCCCCTGTTCGCGCTCCTGGTCGCGGTGCCCTCGTTCGGCACGCTGGTGCTGGTCCAGGTCGTCTTCGCGGTCCCGACGAGCACGATTGCGGGCGCCGGCACCGCCACCATCAGCGAACTGTTCGGCACGCGGCGCCGTGGAGCGCTGGTCTCGATCGCATCGGCGATCTCGGTCGCGGTGTTCGGGGGCGCCGGCGGGTACGTCGCCACCCTGCTGGTGAGCACCACCGGGCTCGCGATCTCGCCGTCGTTCTACATCGTCGCCGTCGCGCTGATCACCCTCGTCGCCGGTCTCGCGCTGCCGCGCACGGCGGCCCGGTGA